The proteins below come from a single Miscanthus floridulus cultivar M001 chromosome 1, ASM1932011v1, whole genome shotgun sequence genomic window:
- the LOC136459075 gene encoding uncharacterized protein produces MDARDPSSALFSLDDVVESVERENLDIRFSTMMNALNQANGALHEIIIPSSQNLVARSWNKSRFLCERKAEWDRLTEEARLRGDVSAQLAIVQWWEAEACRDVEEFHAMFEDLPARMKLDGEEIARLRKERDKLLQKSAAANERAGELLVELETERDLKLKALERSTALRQRADRAIRERDEARGVADSLRADLGDAVSRRLDVENVVTRLKKELAKVREILWVESDEHDLLQTIVGVVTDALEVVQPEGSSSLAARAAGIMARVGQLEEDAFHAGITQAFAIAHSHYDQEINLKVMSHGFAPIYDDDELDKMEKEVAPLARNLADQLK; encoded by the exons ATGGATGCTCGGGATCCATCATCGGCTCTGTTCTCGCTTGATGATGTTGTCGAGAGTGTGGAGCGGGAGAACCTTGACATCAGGTTCTCGACCATGATGAATGCCTTGAACCAGGCCAATGGAGCCCTGCACGAAATCATCATTCCTTCTAGCCAG AATCTTGTTGCCCGTAGCTGGAACAAATCCCGGTTTCTCTGCGAGCGAAAGGCGGAGTGGGaccgcctcaccgaggaggcccggctacgaGGAGATGTGAGCGCGCAGCTTGCTATCGTCCAGTGGTGGGAGGCTGAGGCATGTCGTGACGTGGAGGAGTTCCATGCGATGTTTGAGGATTTGCCAGCGAGGAtgaagctggatggggaggagatcgccaggctccgaAAGGAGCGAGACAAACTACTGCAGAAGAGTGCCGCGGCTAATGAGCGGGCCGGCGAGCTCCTGGTGGAGCTAGAGACAGAGCGAGATCTCAAGCTTAAGGCTTTGGAGAGGTCCACGGCGTTGCGGCAGAGGGCGGACCGGGCCATCCGGGAGCGCGACGAGGCACGTGGGGTGGCCGACTCCCTTCGGGCAGATCTTGGGGATGCGGTGAGCCGGAGGTTGGACGTTGAGAATGTTGTTACCAGGTTGAAGAAAGAGCTTGCCAAGGTGCGAGAGATCCTCTGGGTCGAAAGCGACGAGCATGACCTGCTACAAACTATCGTCGGTGTGGTTACCGATGCCCTAGAGGTGGTGCAGCCAGAAGGATCTAGCTCGCTTGCAGCTCGTGCCGCAGGAATCATGGCGCGggtaggccaacttgaggaggacgccttccatgccgggatcacccaagcctttgctatcgcccattcccattatgatCAAGAGATCAACCTGAAGGTAATGAGTCATGGTTTTGCGCCTATTTATGATGACGATGAGCTGGACAAGATGGAAAAGGAAGTGGCTCCCCTCGCGCGAAACCTGGCAGATCAGCTGAAataa
- the LOC136459082 gene encoding uncharacterized protein has protein sequence MYAKTLDEMGVDRTNLRPTRAPFHGIMPGRQAVPLGQIYLLVTFGDQSNYRTETLTFDVVVFLGTFHTILGRPCYAKFMAVPNYTYLKLKMSGPRGAITVGTSFQRAYECEVECCDHTSAVVASKELATLREEVTEKTPDAKKSTRSFESAEGYKEVLVDPSSFEAKKVRIGTALSSE, from the coding sequence atgtatgccaagacgctcgatgagatgggcgtcgaccgaacgaacctccgccccacccgagcacctttccatggaaTCATGCCTGGTAGGCAGGCCGTACCACTAGGGCAGATCTATCTGcttgtcacttttggggatcagtccaattataggactgagaccctcaccttcgacgtagtggtgTTCCTAGGAACTTTCCACACCATCCTGGGACGACCGtgttacgcaaagttcatggccgtccccaactatacataccttaagctgaagatgtcgggcccccgcggggccatcaccgtcggcacctccttccagcgcgcttacgagtgtgaAGTCGAATGCTGCGATCACACATCCGCAGTCGTCGCCTCTAAggaactcgccaccctcagggaggaggttacCGAAAAAACACCCGACGCCAAGAAATCAACCAGGTcattcgaatcggcagagggctaCAAGGAGGTCCTTGTGGACCCTAGCAGCTTCGAGGCTAAaaaggtacgcattggtaccgcgctctcctctgaatag